In the Desulfobulbaceae bacterium genome, CAAAGGCCTCTACGAAACCGCGGTGTTTATGATAATAACGATACTTTAACCTGGTGGCGCTTTCCGGTCTGAAATTATGGCCCCCTGCAACTGATGCAAAGTCCAGTAGATTGCAAGAGTGAAGTGTTTTAGTTTTTGTCGCACCCTTCAGGTCCATATCAACATTTTCCTCGACACCATAGCAGTAGCAGGTTGGGCAGACATTAGCGCAGGTTCCGCAAGACAGACACTTATCGCCCCAGATCTGCCAGGCCTTCGAGTCAAACTCCAGGTCAAGAATCTTAGTCAGATCGGAACTATCCACTGTGGTGGTAAACAGCTTATTCTTTTGGGAGGAAACATGTTTATAGCGCTGATGATCAATTTGGCTTGGTTCTTTGCCACTGATCTTTTTTATAAGCTCAAAGGCCTGAGAGGTTAAAATCTCGACAAAATATTTTTCACCAATGTCAGTAATAAACAGATCAAAACCATGCAGAGCAGTATCTGTCCCCATCGATTGGCAAAAACATTGAGGCTCGGGTGTGCAGTTTATACCAATAATGAACATGGATTTTCGTTTGCCAATGTAATATGGAT is a window encoding:
- a CDS encoding 4Fe-4S dicluster domain-containing protein, whose product is MIFKVFPKKKLSSLYELLAYNIVVGPILKGTDRDGKSLYDFDVVYGFDELVLGYTSTIHSAKRFVLPYQENLSSFEISASDWQKNTDINVYKPLVFFGMHACDINALNKLDMVQAESVYPNPYYIGKRKSMFIIGINCTPEPQCFCQSMGTDTALHGFDLFITDIGEKYFVEILTSQAFELIKKISGKEPSQIDHQRYKHVSSQKNKLFTTTVDSSDLTKILDLEFDSKAWQIWGDKCLSCGTCANVCPTCYCYGVEENVDMDLKGATKTKTLHSCNLLDFASVAGGHNFRPESATRLKYRYYHKHRGFVEAFEEALCVGCGRCGESCLSDITPAEVIASVRNEV